TATCAATGAACAGGTGCCTTATATGGCCCGACGCCTCAAAAACCGGGTACAAACCCCAGAGGTATATGGCCAAAATGAAAGTGTAATCATCAATCAATAGCTATTAACCATTAAACATTAACAATTAACAATTAACCATTGATTATCATGAAGTCTCATAAAATTATTACCCTCGCACTCTCCTTCGTTCTCGCCCTGTTTGTGGCGGTACCTGCAATGGCTCAGGACTATGTCGTAAAGCCGAAAGAAGTTAGCCCCAGGAAAATGGGCAAAATCACCGAAAAAGAGAAAAAAGAACTGGTAAAAGACATTAAGGATCAGCCGGTCAGAGAAGCACGCAAAGAAGGCCGTAGCCTTGAAAAAGATGGATATATGGTATTCCCCGGAAGTATGCCCATGGAAAAGCAACTGGAGCGTATCTGGATGAAGCAGTATCAGGAAAATGCTGACGGATCTGCCAAATACCTGTTTGCTGATGGAAACGGTGTAGGTAAAACCCAGACTGCTGCCGAAATGCAGGCCATGGAAGCCGCAAAACTTCAGCTCGCCGGTCAGATTTCCAACGAAGTCAACCAGATCATCGAAGGGAAAATTGCCAACGACCAGATTGATCGTGAAAAAGGCAATTCGTTGACAAAATTTGTTGCCGGAAGTAAAAACTACATCGTGCAAAATCTCTCCTACGTAAAACCTGCTTTCAAAATCTACCGCAACGTAGGCAAATCAGACATGGAAGTTGCCGTGAAAATGTACTACAGCGTGGAAGAAGCAATGATTGCAGCAGAAAAAGCACTGGAGATGAAAGTACGCCAGGAGCTCGAAGGCGAAGCTGACGAGTTGATTGAAGAAATCAATACTCTGTTCCGTAAATAATATTTTTGTGAAATAACCTATCTGCCGCAAAAGCTCAAAGTCATGAGGGCCAAACATCTGACAATCTTTATGCTTTTGAGTTTTTGTGGCAATCTTCGGATCACCCAACACTAACAAATACAGTAATGTGCAGGAATTTACTTGTATGGTCATTATACTTACTAATGGCAGGGACATTGTTTGCCCAAAAAACGCAAAAATCTACTGGTGAATACCAGCTGAGTCTGACCAATTCAAATTTTTCAGAACAACAAGCCTGCCAGTATTGCATTGAACGAGCGATGGTGGATGCGATTGAAAAGGCATTTGGAACCGTGATTATTCAGGGGAATACGACCTCTGTACGCAATAAAAATACCGGCGAAACGGTCGAGACCACCCAGATCTTTAATATGATTGCGGAGACTTATGTCAATGGCGAATGGGTAAAAACCATTGATGAGGGCTGTGAACGTTTTACCAGCGACAACGGCGAGTTTTGGATCAGCTGCAAGGTGAAAGGAACGGTACAGCAGTTGGAAAAACCACATATTGACCTGTCCATCAAAGCTTTGGATTGTGAAAATGCAGGTTGTGAAACCTCGCAGTTTAAGGATGGGGAGTCTTTTTACCTTTACCTCAAAAGCCCGGTAGATGGATATATTACTGTTTATCTCACGGATGCTTATACGGCTCAGCGATTATTCCCCTACCGCAATATGCCTTCCAGCCAGATAAATGCCGTACCGATAAAAGCCGATAAGGAATACATCTTGTTTTCCGGCGCCAAAGACCAATTGGGCTTAAAAAGCTATGTGGATGAGTATGAGCTCTTTGCCAATGAAGAAGTAGATCAGAACCGCATATTTGTTGTTTTCACCAAAGAGCCTATAACCAAACCGGCCTTGTATAAGGGCGGTAAAAATGAATCGGTCGAAATGCCCATGGAACTGAAATCAGAAAACTTTCACGAATGGCTTGCCAAAAACAAGCAGTACAACAAAGACATGGAAGTCGCACGACTCGATATTATGATCCGTAAGGAATAAATTTTTACCATGAAAAAGTCAGTCATTATCCTTTGTTTTCTCAGTAGTCTGGTCATTACAGCTACTGCGCAGGTGCAGACCTGGGAAGAAAAAATGGAAGCTATGCGTCAGCGTGTGCAAATGAAGATGGAAAACCAGCAGCGTAGGGTGGACCTTCAGTTTGCCAATCAGGTGCGTCGCATGTGGCTCAATATGCAGTTTATCGAAGGAGAAGCTGCGCCGGAAATTCCCGAGCCATCTATTCCGAAGGTGTACGATCCTGCTATCCGTATTCCCAAAGATCAACAGGAAATGCGGGTCATTCCCGATTTGAATCTGCCTTCTGATGAAGGAATAGCTGCCACACCTGACCTCCGGGTAAATCCGGAGCCAGAACCTCCTGCATCGCCACCTGACCCGAAGATGGAGGCGGATGTCAATCAAATGGACAGGGAAGTGCGCCTGGCTTATTTCGGTAAACAAATGGCTTTACACTATGACTCCGGTATGGAGTTTGGTATGCCGGGTACACTTAACACCAACGCCATTGCTGATGAATGGGAAAAATTGGAAAAAACTCCTTACGAATTTCTTGTATATCAGCTTTCCCGTCAGGCGCGCGACCTGAAACTCAACGACTGGGGGTTTGCCCTTTTGGTAAATGAAATGGCAAAGCAAATCTACCCTAACGATAAAAATGCGCGTACCCTGTTTAACTGGTTTATTCTCACCAAAGCCGGCTACATCGCTACAGTCAGCTACGAAAGCAACCAAATGTATCTGATGTTGCCCTCAAAAAATGTGCTTTATGGCAAAAGTTATCTTCAGGGGAAAGACAATAAACTCTATGCGATAGACCTCGATGGCGGAAACCCCGAATTGCTGCGGGCAAAAGTTTTTCAGGCGCAACATCCTGAAGCCAAAAAAGTAATGGATTTTCAGCTGAAAAGTGCGCCGCTGTTTACTGGCCAGTCCAGAAAGAAAACCGTAAACTTTTCTTATGCAGGCAAATCGTACACCGTACCGCTGGAAGTCAATACCCATCTGGTGGATTTTTATGAGACCTATCCTTTTGTAGATCTGGATATCTATATGTCTGCTCCGCTTTCAGCACCTGCCCATGCATCGATGGTAGTAGCTTTGCAGGAAATTGTGAAAAACATGCCTGTGCGCCCCGATCAGAACCGGGAAGCCGAAGGGGTGAATCTGATTCTCCGCTTTGTGCAGACAGCTTTTGCTTACAAGCCTGACAATGAGCAATTTGGGCAGGAACGTTATCTGTTTGGTGACGAAACCTTGTATTATCCATATAGTGATTGCGAAGATCGTGCGGTGCTTTTTGCCCACCTGGTAAAAGAAATCATGGGCCTTGAAGTAGTGGGGCTGTTGTTCCCCGGCCATGCGGCTACGGCGGTGAAGTTCACTTCAGATGTTCCCGGCGACTTTATCCGCTATCAAAACAAAAAATACGTGATCTGCGACCCGACTTATATCAATGCAGATTTAGGTATGGTATTGCCCGATGTGGAGGGCCAAAGTGCTAAGATTGTCGCGTTGTAAATCAGCCCTATTGGCTTGATCCCATTTGTTTTTCAAAGTCGAGCAGCCACTTTTTGCGGTGAAGCCCTCCGGCATAGCCTGTAAGGCTTCCATCATTGCCAACTACCCGATGACAGGGAATGATAATGGCTATCCGGTTCATTCCATTGGCATTGGCAACTGCACGGACTGCGTCTGGTTTTCCGAGGGCTGCTGCCTGCTGTTTATAGCTACGTGTTTTCCCATAGGGAATCTGTTGTAATTCATTCCAGACACATTGCTGAAAATCTGTGCCGGGAGTTACCAGGGGAACGGAAAAAGATTTCCGCTTCCCCTCAAAATATTCATCTAACTCAATCCGTAGTTTGCCAAAATGAGGATTTTCCCCCTGGATGATGGTCGCATGTAACTTTTTGGCGAGCTGTTTAAACTCTGTCTCCAGCATTTTTCTTTCGGAAAATTCGAGCAGGCAAATGCCTTCTTTCGTTCCACAGGCAATCATGGTGCCCAAAGGCGTTTCCAGCCTTGTGAGATCAATAACCTGTTTTTCCTTGCTGTTGGATGGTGATACGCCAAAAATAGATTTGAATGAATCATTAAACCCACTCAGCGACTCATAGCCTGAATCAAATGCAGCGCCTGTTACAGAAGTTCCGCTTTGTATTTTTTTAAATGCAGAATTGATTCGCAATACCCGCTGATAGGTGTGAAAAGTGATCCCATGGTGTTTGAGAAACCATCTTCTGATCGTCGCTGGTTCTATACCTCTCTGCCTTAAATCATGTTCTTTCAGCTTAAGAGAAGGTTGGTTGCCGAATTCCTCCAACAGGCTTTGTATATAGGCCGGAGTTTCACCTGCCTTTTCTAACGGATGACAGACTTTGCAGGGGCGGTAACCTGCGAGCATTGCCGCTTTGGTTGTTTGGAAAAATGTTACATTTTCTCTTTTGGGTTTCCGGGCAGTGCAGGTAGGCCGGCAAAATATACCGGTTGTTTTTACCGCAGCGAAAAAGGTGCCTTCATAAGCAGAGTCCTTATCTACCAGCGCCTGATACATGATTTGTTCTGTCAGCATACTTTTTTTCATAAAGGTAGACAGGACCCAAAGGTATGGCAACCGAAAATCAGACAAGCATTTTTTTACCCGCACATACAGCTAATGGCATCGGAATCATAATCATCAAAAGGCGGGATAAGCGCCAGAATATCTGCTCCGGAAATCGTTTCGCCGCCAATTGTTAGCACGGAGAATTCATTGTCCCGGGCAGATATTCTTTTGATAAAAACTTTTTTCCAGACATCAGGCTGATCTTTGAGTTGTAACTCAATCACTACCCGCCGGATGGCGGCGTATTCGAGGTGATTGATAAAATCAAGGGCCGTATTCAGAATGATTGTTTTATCCACTAACTGATTTTTACTGATTTACATGAAATACTTGAGTACCAATTCGCCGATCACATAACCCACTGCGGCAATCCCAAAGCCTACAACAAACATATCGAATCCACTTCGCCAAAAGTTTCGTCCGGTGAAAAAACTTCTGACAGCACCTACACCAAAGTGGGCGATCATCGAAATAATAAATGATATAACAATGGCCGGTATGCCTTTCCAGATAAAAAAGGGGAAAATTGGAATCAGGGCGCCAATAGCCGTTGCAAGACCGGTTGTCCATGCTTCTTTGAGCGGGCTTATAGAGCTTTCTGAAATCCCCAGTTCTTCTCTGACTTTTTCTTCAAGGGCACGCTCCGGTTCCTGAATGACCTCATTGGCGAGTTTTACGGCCTGTTCACGCGACATGCCTTTCGCTTCATAAATCAGTGCGAGCTCTTCCGCTTCAATTTCTGGCATCAGAAGGATCTCACGCGCTTCCATTTCTTTTTCGTAGGCAAAAACTTCCCGCTCGCTTTTTGCTGCGAGGAAACCGGAAGAGCCCATCGAAAGCGCATCTGCAATCATTCCTGCCAGCCCTGAAATCAGGATGACATGGTCGGCTGAACTGGCACCGATCACCCCGGCAATAAGTCCAAAATTGGCGGTGAGTCCATCATTAAAACCATAAACCACATTGCGAAGCATACCACCGGCATTTACGCTGTGCCAGGGCTCTCCGGCATCTTCTGGGGTTAATTGCCCTGCATGATGCGCAGAATCCTTGGCCAGATCAAGGGCCAGTTCTTTGGTAGCGCCGGGGTTACTTTTTTGGTAAAGATCCAGATAGATCCTCACCTCTTCTCCTTCCTCCCGGAGCATGGCATCTTTGAGAAAACCCGGGCCAAACTTTACGGCTGCCCATCGCATAAATTTAGCTTTGAGGGAGGGGAGAATTTGAGGAGCCAGATTTCCACTTTCTTCTATCAGTTCCCGCCAGCGGGTAGCATGGCGATCTTCCACCTCGGCCAACTGCTTATAAATCTTGATGGTCTTGGTGTCGGAGGTGAGTTCGGATAAGGTTCTGTACAAAAATGCAGCATCTACTTCATCCTGCAAATATTTAATCCACTCTTTCATCTTCTGTATTTGGGTTTATTCACTTTGAAAACATGATGCAGGAAGTCCTGCATGGTTAAATAAATTGGGTTCTGCGGTATTTGCCCAGGCAAAACGAACAGACACCGGTGTTTTTACTGCTTTGCTCACCACTACGACAGTATTTTCTTTGATCTCAGCTTCGGCCGGATGATATACTCCGTCTTCGCCTGCAATTTCAAAATTTGTGGGAGAACCTCCTCTTGCATTCAGGCCTTCGGCATGGTCAAAGTAAACGGTGATTTTATTTTTTGCAACTGCAAAGCTTCTATAGAGTGGCCCGGAGGCTTCCGCCTGCGAGGTTTTATAGTGATTGGTAAGCGCCAGCATGGCAAAACGCATCCCAACATCTTTTTTATTTCGGGGGTGAATATCTTCAATATTGCCAATATCACTGGTAACGACCATGCCGGTTTGCGGTACTTCCAGCGTTTTGCGCTGGGCGTTGCGAATCATTACCCCGCCAAACCCTTCTCCATACTTATACGGTGCGATCTGCGCGAAATAGAAGGGGAAAATATACCCTCTTTCCTCCCGCCAGCTGTTGATCAGCGCCGAAAACATTTTGGTATAGGCATACGCATTTCCCACATTCGACTCTCCCTGATACCAGAGTGCGCCCGCAATCCTGAAACGGGTCAGAGGAGCGATCATGGCATTATAGCCTCTGCCTGGTTCTACAGGCCCCCATGGCGCGGGTTTTAGCGTTGATGCGGCTTTTGACAGGAATTCATCCTCTGATATGACTTTTGCCGCCATCCATATTTCTGCCGGGGTTCCTCCCCAGCTTGCGTCTATCAGTCCCACCGGTACTTTTAACTCCTTATGAATTTTTTCTCCAAAAAAGTAGCCGATTGCACTGAAGCTTTTCATGGTATGGGGGTTGCAGGAAACCCATTGGCCTTTCAGGTCATCTTGTGGGGTCAGGGCAGAACGGTGAGGTACCCGGAAGAATCGGATTTGGGGATAATCAGCTGCTGCAATAAAATCTGCGGCTCCATCAATTCCACCCCCGGCAGTCCATTCCATATTGGATTGTCCGGCGCAAAGCCATACTTCGCCCAGAACCACATTGCGCAGAATGGTTTCGTTATACCCGCTGATTTTCAGATCAAAAGGTTTTCCTTCTGCCCTGGGGGTAGAGACGACCATTTGCCAGGTGCCCTGATTCGTAGTTTCAGTTACAAGTGCAGAATCCAGCCAGGGCAAAGAGATATGGACTTTCTCGCGAGGTTTAGCCCATCCCCAGAATGTAATTTCAGCATTTTGCTGGAGCACCATATCATCTGTAAAAATACCGGGAAGAGAAATATCTGCATAGATCCATGTATGGGAAATTGCCATAATGAAAACCAGAAGCAGTCTTTTGTAATAAATTGAAGCGTTCATAGGGATTTTCTTTTGTTCTTGTCAACCTGGCTCAATTCTTATTGTTGGAGAAACGATTCAGTCAGCTCAATATCCAACATTTTTCCTTTTGCGTAATTATACCGGTTATTCTTTTGTCTTACAACCACTTCATTCACCCCCAAAGCCTTTTTTTTAAATGAATAAGGGCTTTATCCAAATTGAGGGGCAAATATTTTTATTATTTGTAATATTCTTTCCTGGAATTATTCGCGCAAAATCGCGAGAGCAAACAAGGGGCTGTTTTTCAGTTATTTAATTGGATAAATTTATTCCTGTCAAACAAAACCAAATTGCATTTTAGATGAAAGGCTTGACAGGCATTCTCATCTTGCTCTGGATTACCACCCTATTATTTTCTCAACCTTCTGGAATCTCATCGTCCTATGAACCGGGAGTTCATGAGTTTATGTATGTTGATCAGGAACCAGAGCCCCTCAATCTGTCTGAAATACAAAGTAAAATTCCGTATCCTGCCAAGGCACTGTGGAGTCATACAGGCGGTAAAATGTATTTTCGTGTGTTGGTAAATGAAGATGGGTCCTATGAAAAGCATAAAATCACCCGGTTGATTGATCCTTTGCTGATGGAAGCGGCGGATCCATATATCAGAAAATTGCGGTTTACCCCTGCCCGAATAGGTAATAGAACGGTGAAATATTGGGTCAATTTGTCCATTGTATTTAATCCCCGCGGGGTCAACGAAAATATTCAGGAACTGAAACACCCGATGCTGTTTCAACAGACGCTTGCGCATAAAATGCTGAGTAATAACCGGAAAGGCAATAAGTATTTGGAAAAGGGTATCGCCTGTATGGATGAGAAAAAATATACCGAAGCATTGGCCGCTTTTTCCCGGGGCCTCCGCTATACGCCCCGAAAAAAGAAGAGCTATTCTTTATTGGTATTTAATCACTTTTACCGCGGACAGGCGTATGGGAAAATGGGGGACTGGAAACATGCCCATGAAGATTTTACAGAGGCTGTTGGTTATCTGAATACAACCGGAAAAGTACCTGAAGACCTTCAAAAAATCGGACCGGCAGTTTTTCTCAACCGCGCATTAGCATCGATAAATATGGGTGAGGAGGTTCATGCCATGAATGATTTTTATTGGGTGACTCGTATGTACCCTGCAGATTTGTGGGAACAGACGGATGTTTTTGCCGAATATCATTTGGCAAAAGCTGACCTGAAGGTATGTAATGGTGCGCTTAACCGGATGCGGACCATTGATCCTGACGATCAATTGTTAAAAATTCAGTCGGAGAATTTGTCAATGTATCTTGATGAACCATTTACACAAGGTGTACGGGTGTCCGACGCGCCGCCTGTGCCGATATTTTCAGGCAGAACTCAAGATGCATGGACACAGATAAAAATTCAAAACTTTGAGTCTGCTTTTGCC
The Bacteroidia bacterium DNA segment above includes these coding regions:
- a CDS encoding trifunctional transcriptional activator/DNA repair protein Ada/methylated-DNA--[protein]-cysteine S-methyltransferase is translated as MKKSMLTEQIMYQALVDKDSAYEGTFFAAVKTTGIFCRPTCTARKPKRENVTFFQTTKAAMLAGYRPCKVCHPLEKAGETPAYIQSLLEEFGNQPSLKLKEHDLRQRGIEPATIRRWFLKHHGITFHTYQRVLRINSAFKKIQSGTSVTGAAFDSGYESLSGFNDSFKSIFGVSPSNSKEKQVIDLTRLETPLGTMIACGTKEGICLLEFSERKMLETEFKQLAKKLHATIIQGENPHFGKLRIELDEYFEGKRKSFSVPLVTPGTDFQQCVWNELQQIPYGKTRSYKQQAAALGKPDAVRAVANANGMNRIAIIIPCHRVVGNDGSLTGYAGGLHRKKWLLDFEKQMGSSQ
- a CDS encoding VIT1/CCC1 transporter family protein, whose protein sequence is MKEWIKYLQDEVDAAFLYRTLSELTSDTKTIKIYKQLAEVEDRHATRWRELIEESGNLAPQILPSLKAKFMRWAAVKFGPGFLKDAMLREEGEEVRIYLDLYQKSNPGATKELALDLAKDSAHHAGQLTPEDAGEPWHSVNAGGMLRNVVYGFNDGLTANFGLIAGVIGASSADHVILISGLAGMIADALSMGSSGFLAAKSEREVFAYEKEMEAREILLMPEIEAEELALIYEAKGMSREQAVKLANEVIQEPERALEEKVREELGISESSISPLKEAWTTGLATAIGALIPIFPFFIWKGIPAIVISFIISMIAHFGVGAVRSFFTGRNFWRSGFDMFVVGFGIAAVGYVIGELVLKYFM
- a CDS encoding sialate O-acetylesterase encodes the protein MNASIYYKRLLLVFIMAISHTWIYADISLPGIFTDDMVLQQNAEITFWGWAKPREKVHISLPWLDSALVTETTNQGTWQMVVSTPRAEGKPFDLKISGYNETILRNVVLGEVWLCAGQSNMEWTAGGGIDGAADFIAAADYPQIRFFRVPHRSALTPQDDLKGQWVSCNPHTMKSFSAIGYFFGEKIHKELKVPVGLIDASWGGTPAEIWMAAKVISEDEFLSKAASTLKPAPWGPVEPGRGYNAMIAPLTRFRIAGALWYQGESNVGNAYAYTKMFSALINSWREERGYIFPFYFAQIAPYKYGEGFGGVMIRNAQRKTLEVPQTGMVVTSDIGNIEDIHPRNKKDVGMRFAMLALTNHYKTSQAEASGPLYRSFAVAKNKITVYFDHAEGLNARGGSPTNFEIAGEDGVYHPAEAEIKENTVVVVSKAVKTPVSVRFAWANTAEPNLFNHAGLPASCFQSE
- a CDS encoding energy transducer TonB, whose protein sequence is MKGLTGILILLWITTLLFSQPSGISSSYEPGVHEFMYVDQEPEPLNLSEIQSKIPYPAKALWSHTGGKMYFRVLVNEDGSYEKHKITRLIDPLLMEAADPYIRKLRFTPARIGNRTVKYWVNLSIVFNPRGVNENIQELKHPMLFQQTLAHKMLSNNRKGNKYLEKGIACMDEKKYTEALAAFSRGLRYTPRKKKSYSLLVFNHFYRGQAYGKMGDWKHAHEDFTEAVGYLNTTGKVPEDLQKIGPAVFLNRALASINMGEEVHAMNDFYWVTRMYPADLWEQTDVFAEYHLAKADLKVCNGALNRMRTIDPDDQLLKIQSENLSMYLDEPFTQGVRVSDAPPVPIFSGRTQDAWTQIKIQNFESAFATVSEIIEEDPHNAEAYLVKGLAMVAIGADHEACQELDQALVYGLSEDKQQRVLSLMQRICH